The Zalophus californianus isolate mZalCal1 chromosome 7, mZalCal1.pri.v2, whole genome shotgun sequence genome includes a region encoding these proteins:
- the MEA1 gene encoding male-enhanced antigen 1, which produces MAAVVLGGDTMGPERIFPNQTEELGPHQGPTEGTGDWSSEEPEEEQEETGAGPAGYSYQPLNQDPEQEEVELAPVGDGEDVVADIQDRIQALGLHLPDPPLESEDEEEGATGLSNHSSIPMDPEHVELVKRTMAGVSLPAPGVPAWAREISDAQWEDVVQKALQARQGTPAWK; this is translated from the exons ATGGCAGCAGTAGTTCTAGGGGGAGACACCATGGGCCCCGAGCGTATCTTCCCCAATCAGACTGAGGAACTAGGGCCGCACCAGGGCCCTACGGAAGGCACTGGGGACTGGAGCAGCGAGGAGCCtgaggaagagcaggaggaaaCGGGGGCAGGCCCAGCTGGCTACTCCTATCAGCCCCTGAACCAAGATCCTGAACAAGAGGAGGTGGAGCTAGCACCGGTGGGGGATGGAGAAGATGTAGTTGCTGATATTCAGGATCGGATCCAG GCCCTGGGGCTTCATTTGCCAGACCCACCATTAGAGAGCGAGGATGAAGAGGAGGGAGCTACAGGATTGAGCAATCACAGCTCCATTCCCATGGACCCAG AACATGTGGAGCTGGTGAAAAGGACGATGGCTGGAGTAAGCCTGCCTGCGCCAGGGGTTCCTGCCTGGGCTCGGGAGATATCAGATGCCCAGTGGGAAGATGTGGTACAGAAGGCACTTCAAGCCCGGCAGGGGACCCCAGCCTGGAAGTGA
- the PPP2R5D gene encoding serine/threonine-protein phosphatase 2A 56 kDa regulatory subunit delta isoform translates to MRKKGSGLAPITNPRRRRLVVRQVCKSSGQLEAQSPLDPGAARRRWRGDAERAECGRAKPEPERGRRSRAGSGRAEMPYKLKKEKEPPKLAKGTAKPSSSGKDGGGESADEAQPQPQPQPQPQPQPQPPSSNKRPSNSTPPPTQLSKIKYSGGPQIVKKERRQSSSRFNLSKNRELQKLPALKDSPTQEREELFIQKLRQCCVLFDFVSDPLSDLKFKEVKRAGLNEMVEYITHSRDVVTEAIYPEAVTMFSVNLFRTLPPSSNPTGAEFDPEEDEPTLEAAWPHLQLVYEFFLRFLESPDFQPNIAKKYIDQKFVLALLDLFDSEDPRERDFLKTILHRIYGKFLGLRAYIRRQINHIFYRFIYETEHHNGIAELLEILGSIINGFALPLKEEHKMFLIRVLLPLHKVKSLSVYHPQLAYCVVQFLEKESSLTEPVIVGLLKFWPKTHSPKEVMFLNELEEILDVIEPSEFSKVMEPLFRQLAKCVSSPHFQVAERALYYWNNEYIMSLISDNAARVLPIMFPALYRNSKSHWNKTIHGLIYNALKLFMEMNQKLFDDCTQQYKAEKQKGRFRMKEREEMWQKIEELARLNPQYPMFRAPPPLPPVYSMETETPTAEDIQLLKRTVETEAVQMLKDIKKEKVLLRRKSELPQDVYTIKALEAHKRAEEFLTASQEAL, encoded by the exons atgagaaaaaaaggaagcggCTTGGCTCCAATAACCAATCCGAGGAGGCGGCGCCTGGTTGTCAGGCAGGTTTGTAAGAGTTCGGGCCAATTGGAGGCGCAATCACCGCTCGACCCGGGCGCAGCGCGCAGGCGGTGGCGAGGAGACGCCGAGCGGGCCGAGTGCGGCCGAGCAAAGCCGGAGCCGGAGCGGGGCCGCAGGAGCCGGGCTGGGTCCGGACGGGCCGAGATGCCCTATAAACTGAAGAAGGAGAAG GAGCCCCCCAAGCTTGCCAAAGGCACGGCCAAGCCCAGCAGCTCGGGCAAGGATGGTGGAGGCGAGAGCGCCGACGAG gcccagccccagcctcagccGCAGCCGCAGCCACAGCCGCAGCCCCAGCCCCCGTCATCCAACAAGCGTCCCAGCAACAGCACGCCACCCCCGACGCAGCTCAGCAAGATCAAGTACTCCGGAGGGCCCCAGATTGTCAAGAAGGAGCGACGGCAAAGCTCATCCCGCTTCAACCTCAGCAAGAACCGGGAGCTGCAAAAGCTTCCTGCCCTGAAAG ATTCGCCCACCCAGGAGCGGGAGGAGCTCTTTATCCAGAAGCTGCGCCAGTGCTGCGTCCTCTTTGACTTTGTCTCAGATCCGCTCAGTGACCTCAAATTCAAGGAGGTGAAGCGAGCAGGACTCAACGAAATGGTGGAGTACATCACTCATAGCCGTGATGTCGTCACTGAGGCCATTTACCCCGAGGCAGTCACCATG TTTTCAGTGAACCTCTTCCGGACGCTGCCACCTTCATCGAACCCCACCGGGGCCGAGTTTGACCCAGAAGAGGATGAGCCCACCCTGGAAGCTGCCTGGCCGCATCTGCAG CTTGTGTATGAGTTCTTCTTACGTTTCCTTGAGTCTCCTGATTTCCAGCCAAACATAGCCAAGAAGTATATCGACCAGAAGTTTGTCCTTGCT CTCTTGGACCTGTTTGACAGTGAGGATCCTCGAGAGCGGGACTTCCTCAAGACCATCTTGCATCGCATCTATGGCAAGTTTTTGGGGCTCCGGGCTTATATCCGTAGGCAGATCAACCACATCTTCTACAG ATTCATCTATGAGACAGAACATCACAACGGGATTGCCGAGCTCCTAGAGATCCTTGGCAG CATCATCAACGGCTTTGCCTTGCCCCTTAAGGAAGAGCACAAGATGTTCCTCATCCGTGTCCTGCTTCCCCTTCACAAGGTCAAGTCCCTGAGTGTCTACCACCCTCAG CTGGCTTACTGTGTGGTACAGTTCCTGGAGAAGGAGAGCAGCCTCACAGAGCCG GTGATTGTAGGACTTCTCAAGTTCTGGCCCAAGACCCACAGCCCCAAGGAAGTCATGTTCCTGAATGAGCTAGAGGAGATTCTGGATGTCATTGAACCTTCAGAGTTCAGCAAAGTGATGGAACCACTCTTCCGCCAGCTTGCCAAGTGTGTCTCCAGCCCCCATTTCCAG GTGGCAGAGCGTGCTCTCTATTACTGGAACAATGAGTACATCATGAGCCTGATAAGTGACAATGCTGCCCGAGTCCTCCCCATCATGTTCCCTGCCCTCTACAGGAACTCCAAGAGCCACTGGAACAA GACAATCCATGGACTGATCTACAACGCCCTGAAGCTCTTTATGGAGATGAATCAGAAGCTATTTGATGACTGCACACAACAGTACAAGGCAGAGAAACAGAA GGGCCGGTTCcgaatgaaggaaagagaagagatgtGGCAAAAGATCGAGGAGCTGGCCCGACTTAATCCCCAG TACCCCATGTTTCGAGCTCCTCCACCACTGCCTCCTGTATACTCGATGGAGACAGAGACCCCCACGGCAGAGGACATCCAGCTTCTGAAGAGGACGGTGGAGACAGAGGCCGTGCAG ATGCTAAAGGACATCAAGAAGGAGAAGGTGCTGCTCCGGCGGAAGTCAGAGCTGCCCCAGGACGTATACACCATCAAGGCGCTGGAGGCACACAAGCGGGCGGAAGAATTCCTAACTGCCAGCCAGGAGGCTCTCTGA
- the PEX6 gene encoding peroxisome biogenesis factor 6 isoform X1 yields MSETVLSYHSLLQPSPQPPNLSAYSSTVETVGVHRGLDYFFLNTPPIAPSPGPGHADGSLIIKLTVTCMAGQLRGRYSPSRRGRQIRANTVSKDCAAAVNALRPPTNQPADLSRRSPSRSTHQGPAAPPALLAPPRTEAETACCGLAPEAALLRLPRWSPVTMALAVLRVLEPFPTEAPPLAVLLPPGGPWPAAGLGLVLALRPAEESPAGPALLVAALEGPGAETEEQGPGPPQLLVSRALLRLLALGSGAWVRARPVRRPPALGWALLGTPPGPGLGPRVGPLLVRRGEALPVPGPRVLETRPALQGLLGPGTRLAVTELRGRAKLGQEAEDSSRPPPPPVVSSFAVNRTVRRLRGVLGGTGDSLGVSRSCLRSLGLFQGEWVWVTRAGESSNTSQPHLARVRVLEPRWDLSERLGPGSGQPGEPLADGLALVPATLAFNLGCDPLEVGELRIQRHLEGSSTPEDKGSCSVLPGPLFAKELHIEIVSSPHYSTNGNYDHVLYRHFQTPRAVQEGDVLCVPTVGQVEILEGSPEKLPRWREMFFKVKKTVGEAPDGPTSAYLADTAHTSLYLVGSTLSPVPRLASGESTPWNSLSPPGLETLVTELCAALKPRLQPGGALLTGTSSVLLRGPPGSGKTTAVTAACSRLGLHLLKVSCSSLCADSSGAVETKLRAVFSRARRCRPMVLLLTAVDLLGRDRDGLGEDARVVATLRQLLLDEEPLASCPPLMVVGTASQARDMPADVQTAFPHELEVPVLSEGQRLSVLRALTAHLPLGQEVNLTQLARRCAGFVVGDLYALLTYSARAACTRVKNSGLAGGLSEEEEGELCAAGFPLLAEDFGQALEQMQTAHSQAIGAPKIPSVSWHDVGGLQEVKKEILETIQLPLEHPELLSLGLRRSGLLLHGPPGTGKTLLAKAVATECCLTFLSVKGPELINMYVGQSEENVREVFARARAAAPCIIFFDELDSLAPSRGRSGDSGGVMDRVVSQLLAELDGLHSTQDVFVIGATNRPDLLDPALLRPGRFDKLVFVGVSEDRASQLRVLSAITRKFKLEPSVSLVNVLDRCPPQLTGADLYSLCSDAMTAALKRRLRDLEEGLEPGSAALLLTMEDLLQAAARLQPSVSEQELLRYKRIQRKFAAC; encoded by the exons ATGTCTGAGACAGTTTTATCCTACCACTCCCTCCTGCAACCTTCCCCACAACCCCCAAACCTCAGTGCCTACAGTTCCACCGTGGAAACGGTAGGAGTTCACAGAGGACTGGACTACTTCTTCCTCAACACTCCACCCATAGCTCCCAGCCCTGGTCCTGGGCACGCTGACGGTTCGTTGATCATTAAATTAACTGTTACGTGCATGGCAGGGCAGTTGAGAGGACGTTACTCCCCTAGCAGGCGCGGAAGGCAGATCCGCGCAAACACAGTCTCAAAAGACTGCGCAGCGGCCGTGAACGCGTTACGGCCACCGACGAACCAACCCGCCGATCTGAGCCGCCGCTCGCCCTCCAGGAGCACGCACCAGGGACCCGCCGCCCCGCCCGCTCTCCTTGCACCTCCCCGGACGGAAGCGGAAACGGCCTGCTGCGGTCTGGCTCCGGAAGCCGCTCTCCTTCGTCTTCCTCGTTGGTCTCCTGTCACAATGGCGCTGGCCGTCTTGCGGGTCCTGGAGCCCTTCCCGACCGAGGCACCCCCGTTGGCGGTGCTGCTGCCCCCCGGGGGCCCGTGGCCTGCGGCGGGGCTGGGCCTGGTGCTGGCCCTGCGGCCCGCAGAGGAGAGCCCCGCAGGGCCGGCGCTGCTAGTGGCGGCCCTGGAGGGGCCGGGCGCGGAGACCGAAGAGCAGGGTCCAGGGCCCCCGCAGCTGCTGGTTAGCCGCGCGCTGCTGCGGCTCTTGGCTCTGGGCTCCGGGGCGTGGGTGCGGGCGCGGCCCGTGCGGCGCCCTCCGGCGCTGGGCTGGGCGCTGCTTGGGACCCCGCCGGGGCCCGGGCTGGGACCGCGAGTCGGGCCGCTGCTGGTGCGGCGCGGAGAGGCCCTGCCAGTGCCCGGACCGCGGGTGCTGGAGACGCGGCCGGCGTTGCAAGGGCTGCTGGGCCCAGGGACGCGGCTAGCTGTGACTGAGCTCCGTGGGCGGGCCAAACTGGGTCAGGAGGCTGAGGACAGCagccggcccccacccccacccgtgGTGTCCTCCTTCGCGGTTAACCGCACAGTCCGGCGACTCCGGGGAGTTCTGGGAGGGACTGGAGATTCACTGGGAGTTAGCCGGAGTTGTCTCCGTAGCCTGGGCCTCTTCCAGGGCGAATGGGTGTGGGTGACCCGAGCCGGAGAGTCGTCGAACACTTCCCAGCCACATTTGGCCAGGGTGCGGGTCCTAGAGCCTCGCTGGGACCTGTCTGAAAGGCTGGGACCCGGCTCTGGGCAGCCGGGAGAGCCCCTCGCTGACGGACTAGCCCTCGTGCCTGCCACTCTGGCTTTTAATCTCGGCTGTGATCCCCTGGAAGTGGGAGAGCTCAGAATTCAG AGGCACTTGGAAGGCTCCAGCACCCCTGAAGACAAAGGAAGCTGCTCAGTGCTGCCCGGGCCTCTGTTTGCCAAAGAGTTACACATCGAAATTGTGTCCTCTCCCCACTACAGCACCAACGGAAATTATGACCATGTTCTTTACCGGCACTTTCAGACACCCAG GGCAGTCCAGGAAGGGGATGTTCTGTGTGTGCCAACAGTTGGGCAAGTAGAGATCCTGGAAGGAAGCCCAGAGAAACTGCCCAG GTGGCGGGAGAtgttttttaaagtgaagaaaaCTGTTGGGGAAGCTCCGGATGGGCCAACCAGCGCCTACTTGGCAGACACCGCTCATACCTCTTTGTACTTG GTGGGCTCTACCCTGAGCCCTGTCCCAAGGCTCGCTTCAGGAGAATCCACTCCCTGGAATAGCTTGTCTCCTCCGGGCCTGGAGACCTTGGTGACTGAGCTCTGTGCTGCCCTGAAGCCTCGCCTCCAGCCAGG AGGTGCCCTGTTGACAGGAACCAGCAGTGTCCTTCTCCGGGGTCCCCCCGGCAGTGGCAAAACCACAGCTGTCACTGCAGCCTGCAGCCGCCTTGGGCTCCACCTCCTGAAG GTGTCCTGCTCTAGCCTCTGTGCAGACAGCAGCGGGGCTGTGGAGACGAAGCTGCGGGCTGTCTTCTCCCGGGCCCGGCGCTGCCGGCCTATGGTTCTGTTGCTGACAGCTGTGGACCTTCTGGGCCGGGACCGTGATGGGCTAGGTGAGGATGCCCGTGTGGTGGCCACGCTGCGTCAGCTCCTCCTTGATGAGGAGCCCCTCGCCAG CTGCCCACCCCTGATGGTCGTGGGCACCGCAAGCCAGGCCCGGGACATGCCCGCCGACGTGCAGACAGCGTTCCCTCATGAGCTGGAGGTGCCCGTGTTGTCAGAGGGGCAGCGGCTCAGTGTCCTGCGGGCCCTCACCGCCCACCTCCCTCTGGGCCAAGAGGTGAACCTGACGCAGCTGGCGCGGCGGTGTGCG GGCTTCGTCGTAGGGGATCTCTATGCCCTTTTGACCTACAGCGCCCGGGCAGCCTGCACCAGGGTCAAGAACTCGGG GCTGGCAGGTGGCttgagtgaggaggaggagggggagctcTGTGCTGCCGGCTTTCCTCTCCTGGCTGAGGATTTCGGGCAGGCACTTGAGCAGATGCAGACAGCCCACTCCCAGGCCATTGGAGCCCCCAAG ATCCCCTCAGTGTCCTGGCATGATGTGGGCGGGCTGCAGGAGGTGAAGAAGGAGATTCTGGAGACCATTCAGCTCCCTCTAGAGCACCCTGAGCTGCTGAGCCTGGGCCTCAGGCGCTCAGGTCTTCTGCTCCATGGTCCCCCCGGCACGGGCAAGACCCTCCTGGCCAAGGCAGTAGCCACTGAATGCTGCCTCACCTTCCTCAG CGTGAAGGGGCCTGAGCTCATCAACATGTACGTGGGTCAGAGTGAGGAGAACGTGCGAGAAG TGTTTGCCAGGGCCAGGGCTGCGGCTCCGTGCATTATCTTCTTTGATGAGCTGGACTCGCTGGCCCCAAGCCGGGGGCGAAGTGGAGACTCTGGAGGTGTGATGGACAG GGTGGTGTCTCAGCTCCTGGCTGAGCTGGATGGGCTTCACAGCACTCAGGATGTGTTTGTGATTGGAGCCACCAACAGACCAGACCTCCTGGACCCTGCCCTTCTGAGGCCTGGCAG ATTTGACAAGCTGGTGTTTGTGGGGGTGAGCGAGGACCGCGCCTCCCAGCTACGTGTTCTAAGTGCCATCACACGCAA ATTCAAGCTAGAGCCCTCTGTGAGCTTGGTGAACGTGCTGGATCGCTGCCCTCCCCAGCTGACGGGTGCAGACCTCTATTCCCTCTGCTCTGATGCCATGACAGCTGCCCTCAAACGCAGGCTCCGGGACCTGGAGGAAG ggctggagcctgggAGCGCGGCACTGCTCCTCACCATGGAGGACCTGCTGCAGGCTGCTGCCCGGCTGCAGCCCTCGGTCAGCGAGCAGGAACTGCTGCGGTACAAGCGCATCCAACGCAAGTTTGCCGCCTGCTAG
- the PEX6 gene encoding peroxisome biogenesis factor 6 isoform X2 — protein sequence MSETVLSYHSLLQPSPQPPNLSAYSSTVETVGVHRGLDYFFLNTPPIAPSPGPGHADGSLIIKLTVTCMAGQLRGRYSPSRRGRQIRANTVSKDCAAAVNALRPPTNQPADLSRRSPSRSTHQGPAAPPALLAPPRTEAETACCGLAPEAALLRLPRWSPVTMALAVLRVLEPFPTEAPPLAVLLPPGGPWPAAGLGLVLALRPAEESPAGPALLVAALEGPGAETEEQGPGPPQLLVSRALLRLLALGSGAWVRARPVRRPPALGWALLGTPPGPGLGPRVGPLLVRRGEALPVPGPRVLETRPALQGLLGPGTRLAVTELRGRAKLGQEAEDSSRPPPPPVVSSFAVNRTVRRLRGVLGGTGDSLGVSRSCLRSLGLFQGEWVWVTRAGESSNTSQPHLARVRVLEPRWDLSERLGPGSGQPGEPLADGLALVPATLAFNLGCDPLEVGELRIQRHLEGSSTPEDKGSCSVLPGPLFAKELHIEIVSSPHYSTNGNYDHVLYRHFQTPRAVQEGDVLCVPTVGQVEILEGSPEKLPRWREMFFKVKKTVGEAPDGPTSAYLADTAHTSLYLVGSTLSPVPRLASGESTPWNSLSPPGLETLVTELCAALKPRLQPGGALLTGTSSVLLRGPPGSGKTTAVTAACSRLGLHLLKVSCSSLCADSSGAVETKLRAVFSRARRCRPMVLLLTAVDLLGRDRDGLGEDARVVATLRQLLLDEEPLASCPPLMVVGTASQARDMPADVQTAFPHELEVPVLSEGQRLSVLRALTAHLPLGQEVNLTQLARRCAGFVVGDLYALLTYSARAACTRVKNSGVKGPELINMYVGQSEENVREVFARARAAAPCIIFFDELDSLAPSRGRSGDSGGVMDRVVSQLLAELDGLHSTQDVFVIGATNRPDLLDPALLRPGRFDKLVFVGVSEDRASQLRVLSAITRKFKLEPSVSLVNVLDRCPPQLTGADLYSLCSDAMTAALKRRLRDLEEGLEPGSAALLLTMEDLLQAAARLQPSVSEQELLRYKRIQRKFAAC from the exons ATGTCTGAGACAGTTTTATCCTACCACTCCCTCCTGCAACCTTCCCCACAACCCCCAAACCTCAGTGCCTACAGTTCCACCGTGGAAACGGTAGGAGTTCACAGAGGACTGGACTACTTCTTCCTCAACACTCCACCCATAGCTCCCAGCCCTGGTCCTGGGCACGCTGACGGTTCGTTGATCATTAAATTAACTGTTACGTGCATGGCAGGGCAGTTGAGAGGACGTTACTCCCCTAGCAGGCGCGGAAGGCAGATCCGCGCAAACACAGTCTCAAAAGACTGCGCAGCGGCCGTGAACGCGTTACGGCCACCGACGAACCAACCCGCCGATCTGAGCCGCCGCTCGCCCTCCAGGAGCACGCACCAGGGACCCGCCGCCCCGCCCGCTCTCCTTGCACCTCCCCGGACGGAAGCGGAAACGGCCTGCTGCGGTCTGGCTCCGGAAGCCGCTCTCCTTCGTCTTCCTCGTTGGTCTCCTGTCACAATGGCGCTGGCCGTCTTGCGGGTCCTGGAGCCCTTCCCGACCGAGGCACCCCCGTTGGCGGTGCTGCTGCCCCCCGGGGGCCCGTGGCCTGCGGCGGGGCTGGGCCTGGTGCTGGCCCTGCGGCCCGCAGAGGAGAGCCCCGCAGGGCCGGCGCTGCTAGTGGCGGCCCTGGAGGGGCCGGGCGCGGAGACCGAAGAGCAGGGTCCAGGGCCCCCGCAGCTGCTGGTTAGCCGCGCGCTGCTGCGGCTCTTGGCTCTGGGCTCCGGGGCGTGGGTGCGGGCGCGGCCCGTGCGGCGCCCTCCGGCGCTGGGCTGGGCGCTGCTTGGGACCCCGCCGGGGCCCGGGCTGGGACCGCGAGTCGGGCCGCTGCTGGTGCGGCGCGGAGAGGCCCTGCCAGTGCCCGGACCGCGGGTGCTGGAGACGCGGCCGGCGTTGCAAGGGCTGCTGGGCCCAGGGACGCGGCTAGCTGTGACTGAGCTCCGTGGGCGGGCCAAACTGGGTCAGGAGGCTGAGGACAGCagccggcccccacccccacccgtgGTGTCCTCCTTCGCGGTTAACCGCACAGTCCGGCGACTCCGGGGAGTTCTGGGAGGGACTGGAGATTCACTGGGAGTTAGCCGGAGTTGTCTCCGTAGCCTGGGCCTCTTCCAGGGCGAATGGGTGTGGGTGACCCGAGCCGGAGAGTCGTCGAACACTTCCCAGCCACATTTGGCCAGGGTGCGGGTCCTAGAGCCTCGCTGGGACCTGTCTGAAAGGCTGGGACCCGGCTCTGGGCAGCCGGGAGAGCCCCTCGCTGACGGACTAGCCCTCGTGCCTGCCACTCTGGCTTTTAATCTCGGCTGTGATCCCCTGGAAGTGGGAGAGCTCAGAATTCAG AGGCACTTGGAAGGCTCCAGCACCCCTGAAGACAAAGGAAGCTGCTCAGTGCTGCCCGGGCCTCTGTTTGCCAAAGAGTTACACATCGAAATTGTGTCCTCTCCCCACTACAGCACCAACGGAAATTATGACCATGTTCTTTACCGGCACTTTCAGACACCCAG GGCAGTCCAGGAAGGGGATGTTCTGTGTGTGCCAACAGTTGGGCAAGTAGAGATCCTGGAAGGAAGCCCAGAGAAACTGCCCAG GTGGCGGGAGAtgttttttaaagtgaagaaaaCTGTTGGGGAAGCTCCGGATGGGCCAACCAGCGCCTACTTGGCAGACACCGCTCATACCTCTTTGTACTTG GTGGGCTCTACCCTGAGCCCTGTCCCAAGGCTCGCTTCAGGAGAATCCACTCCCTGGAATAGCTTGTCTCCTCCGGGCCTGGAGACCTTGGTGACTGAGCTCTGTGCTGCCCTGAAGCCTCGCCTCCAGCCAGG AGGTGCCCTGTTGACAGGAACCAGCAGTGTCCTTCTCCGGGGTCCCCCCGGCAGTGGCAAAACCACAGCTGTCACTGCAGCCTGCAGCCGCCTTGGGCTCCACCTCCTGAAG GTGTCCTGCTCTAGCCTCTGTGCAGACAGCAGCGGGGCTGTGGAGACGAAGCTGCGGGCTGTCTTCTCCCGGGCCCGGCGCTGCCGGCCTATGGTTCTGTTGCTGACAGCTGTGGACCTTCTGGGCCGGGACCGTGATGGGCTAGGTGAGGATGCCCGTGTGGTGGCCACGCTGCGTCAGCTCCTCCTTGATGAGGAGCCCCTCGCCAG CTGCCCACCCCTGATGGTCGTGGGCACCGCAAGCCAGGCCCGGGACATGCCCGCCGACGTGCAGACAGCGTTCCCTCATGAGCTGGAGGTGCCCGTGTTGTCAGAGGGGCAGCGGCTCAGTGTCCTGCGGGCCCTCACCGCCCACCTCCCTCTGGGCCAAGAGGTGAACCTGACGCAGCTGGCGCGGCGGTGTGCG GGCTTCGTCGTAGGGGATCTCTATGCCCTTTTGACCTACAGCGCCCGGGCAGCCTGCACCAGGGTCAAGAACTCGGG CGTGAAGGGGCCTGAGCTCATCAACATGTACGTGGGTCAGAGTGAGGAGAACGTGCGAGAAG TGTTTGCCAGGGCCAGGGCTGCGGCTCCGTGCATTATCTTCTTTGATGAGCTGGACTCGCTGGCCCCAAGCCGGGGGCGAAGTGGAGACTCTGGAGGTGTGATGGACAG GGTGGTGTCTCAGCTCCTGGCTGAGCTGGATGGGCTTCACAGCACTCAGGATGTGTTTGTGATTGGAGCCACCAACAGACCAGACCTCCTGGACCCTGCCCTTCTGAGGCCTGGCAG ATTTGACAAGCTGGTGTTTGTGGGGGTGAGCGAGGACCGCGCCTCCCAGCTACGTGTTCTAAGTGCCATCACACGCAA ATTCAAGCTAGAGCCCTCTGTGAGCTTGGTGAACGTGCTGGATCGCTGCCCTCCCCAGCTGACGGGTGCAGACCTCTATTCCCTCTGCTCTGATGCCATGACAGCTGCCCTCAAACGCAGGCTCCGGGACCTGGAGGAAG ggctggagcctgggAGCGCGGCACTGCTCCTCACCATGGAGGACCTGCTGCAGGCTGCTGCCCGGCTGCAGCCCTCGGTCAGCGAGCAGGAACTGCTGCGGTACAAGCGCATCCAACGCAAGTTTGCCGCCTGCTAG